One Plantibacter sp. Leaf314 DNA segment encodes these proteins:
- the mmsB gene encoding multiple monosaccharide ABC transporter permease, with amino-acid sequence MSDLDTKPTVPAGDGTAAGGLVNPATNRFTSWLTHILSDLGKNGIFIALLLVVVFFAVITDGILLRPQNISNLIVQNGYILVLAIGMVMVIIAGHIDLSVGSVAAFVGAVSGVFAVQMQMPWWIAVILSLAIGALVGVWQGFWIAYVGIPAFIVTLAGMLIFRGLALVVLGNANIGSFPGEYRALGNGFLNDVFGDFPIDPLTLGIGVIAVIGLVVQQVRTRLGRQKYGQETEPFPWFVAKLVLITAGIGFFVYALAAYKGIPVTLIVLAVLVLVYGIVMNRSVFGRHIYAIGGNRHAAELSGIKTRKVDFFLFVNMGFLAALAGLIFTARLNLAGPKAGDGFELEAISAAFIGGAAVQGGVGTIGGAIIGGLIIGVLNNGMSIIGLGIEWQQAVKGLVLLLAVAFDVYNKRRSGGR; translated from the coding sequence ATGTCCGATCTGGACACCAAACCCACCGTCCCGGCAGGGGACGGCACCGCCGCCGGCGGCCTCGTCAACCCGGCCACGAACCGGTTCACGAGCTGGCTGACCCACATCCTCAGCGACCTCGGCAAGAACGGCATCTTCATCGCCCTCCTGCTCGTCGTCGTGTTCTTCGCCGTCATCACCGACGGCATCCTGCTGCGGCCGCAGAACATCTCCAACCTGATCGTGCAGAACGGGTACATCCTCGTCCTCGCGATCGGCATGGTGATGGTCATCATCGCCGGCCACATCGACCTGTCGGTCGGTTCCGTCGCGGCCTTCGTCGGCGCCGTCTCCGGTGTCTTCGCCGTACAGATGCAGATGCCGTGGTGGATCGCGGTCATCCTCTCGCTCGCCATCGGTGCCCTCGTCGGCGTCTGGCAGGGCTTCTGGATCGCCTACGTCGGCATCCCGGCGTTCATCGTGACGCTCGCCGGCATGCTCATCTTCCGCGGCCTCGCGCTCGTGGTCCTCGGCAACGCGAACATCGGTTCCTTCCCGGGCGAGTACCGCGCCCTCGGCAACGGCTTCCTGAACGACGTCTTCGGTGACTTCCCGATCGACCCGCTCACGCTGGGGATCGGCGTCATCGCCGTCATCGGCCTCGTCGTGCAGCAGGTCCGCACGCGCCTCGGCCGTCAGAAGTACGGCCAGGAGACCGAGCCCTTCCCGTGGTTCGTCGCCAAGCTCGTCCTGATCACCGCCGGCATCGGCTTCTTCGTCTACGCCCTCGCCGCGTACAAGGGCATCCCGGTCACGCTCATCGTGCTCGCCGTCCTGGTGCTCGTGTACGGCATCGTGATGAACCGCTCCGTCTTCGGTCGCCACATCTACGCGATCGGTGGCAACCGCCACGCGGCCGAGCTGTCCGGTATCAAGACGCGCAAGGTCGACTTCTTCCTGTTCGTCAACATGGGCTTCCTCGCGGCGCTCGCCGGCCTCATCTTCACGGCCCGCCTGAACCTCGCCGGTCCGAAGGCCGGTGACGGCTTCGAGCTCGAGGCGATCTCCGCGGCGTTCATCGGTGGAGCCGCGGTGCAGGGTGGCGTCGGAACCATCGGTGGCGCGATCATCGGTGGTCTCATCATCGGCGTCCTGAACAACGGTATGTCGATCATCGGCCTCGGCATCGAGTGGCAGCAGGCCGTCAAGGGCCTCGTGCTCCTGCTCGCCGTCGCCTTCGACGTCTACAACAAGCGCCGCAGCGGCGGACGCTGA
- the chvE gene encoding multiple monosaccharide ABC transporter substrate-binding protein, with the protein MLLATLAAGTMVVSLAGCSGGASGGSGGGEGDGKLVGVAMPTKSSERWIQDGNAVKEQLEKEGFKVDLQYAEDDIPTQVSQIENMITKGASVLIIASIDGTTLTSVLQEAKDGDIPVIAYDRLIRDSENVDYYASFDNYKVGVQQANSVLNGLGLVDLEGKPTEGAPAGPFNIEMFAGSPDDNNATFFWDGAQDTLKPFIDAGTLTVASGQTSFEQAATLRWDGETAQKRMENILTSTYSDGSKVNAVLSPYDGISRGIISALTDAGYSVGDGWPVISGQDAELDSVKAIESGEQYATIFKDTRQLASEAVKMAVAVLNGEKPEVNNTEDYDNGKKVVPSFLLESQIVVKDNIQEVLVDSGYWTEDEIKG; encoded by the coding sequence ATGCTCCTCGCCACGCTGGCCGCAGGCACGATGGTCGTGTCGCTCGCCGGCTGCTCCGGCGGCGCAAGCGGCGGATCGGGCGGCGGCGAAGGCGACGGCAAGCTCGTCGGCGTCGCGATGCCCACCAAGAGCTCCGAGCGCTGGATCCAGGACGGCAACGCCGTCAAGGAGCAGCTCGAGAAGGAGGGCTTCAAGGTCGACCTGCAGTACGCCGAGGACGACATCCCCACCCAGGTCTCGCAGATCGAGAACATGATCACCAAGGGCGCCTCCGTCCTGATCATCGCGTCGATCGACGGCACCACGCTCACGAGCGTGCTGCAGGAGGCCAAGGACGGCGACATCCCCGTCATCGCCTACGACCGCCTCATCCGCGACAGCGAGAACGTCGACTACTACGCGTCGTTCGACAACTACAAGGTCGGCGTGCAGCAGGCCAACTCGGTCCTCAACGGCCTCGGCCTCGTCGACCTCGAGGGCAAGCCCACCGAGGGCGCACCCGCCGGTCCGTTCAACATCGAGATGTTCGCCGGCTCGCCCGACGACAACAACGCCACGTTCTTCTGGGACGGCGCGCAGGACACCCTGAAGCCGTTCATCGACGCGGGCACCCTCACGGTCGCCAGTGGCCAGACCTCCTTCGAGCAGGCTGCAACGCTCCGTTGGGACGGTGAGACCGCGCAGAAGCGCATGGAGAACATCCTCACGTCGACCTACTCCGACGGTTCCAAGGTCAACGCGGTCCTGTCGCCCTACGACGGCATCTCGCGAGGCATCATCTCGGCGCTGACCGACGCCGGCTACTCGGTGGGCGACGGCTGGCCCGTCATCTCCGGCCAGGACGCCGAGCTCGACTCGGTCAAGGCCATCGAGTCCGGTGAGCAGTACGCGACCATCTTCAAGGACACCCGCCAGCTGGCGAGCGAAGCCGTCAAGATGGCCGTCGCCGTCCTGAACGGTGAGAAGCCCGAGGTCAACAACACCGAGGACTACGACAACGGCAAGAAGGTCGTCCCGTCCTTCCTCCTCGAGTCGCAGATCGTCGTCAAGGACAACATCCAGGAGGTCCTCGTGGACTCCGGGTACTGGACCGAAGACGAGATCAAGGGCTAA
- a CDS encoding L-ribulose-5-phosphate 4-epimerase, with protein sequence MNTYSPEIEVAIARVRADVAKLHGELVRYGLVIWTGGNVSGRVPGAELFVIKPSGVDYDDLAPENMILCDLDGNVIPGTPGSDRSPSSDTAAHAYVYRHMPEVGGVVHTHSTYAVAWAARAEPIPCVITAMADEFGGEVPVGPFSIIGDDSIGRGIVETLTGHRSRAVLMQNHGPFTIGKDARDAVKAAVMVEDVARTVHISRQLGEPKPMPTEAIDALFDRYQNVYGQAPQGAL encoded by the coding sequence GTGAACACCTACTCACCGGAGATCGAGGTCGCGATCGCCCGCGTCCGCGCCGACGTCGCGAAGCTGCACGGCGAGCTCGTGCGCTACGGCCTCGTCATCTGGACCGGCGGCAACGTCTCCGGTCGGGTGCCCGGCGCCGAGCTGTTCGTGATCAAGCCGTCGGGCGTCGACTACGACGACCTCGCGCCCGAGAACATGATCCTCTGCGACCTCGACGGCAACGTGATCCCGGGCACGCCCGGCTCCGACCGGTCGCCCTCGAGCGACACGGCCGCGCACGCCTACGTGTACCGCCACATGCCCGAGGTCGGCGGGGTCGTGCACACGCACTCCACCTACGCCGTCGCCTGGGCTGCACGCGCCGAGCCGATCCCGTGCGTCATCACCGCCATGGCCGACGAGTTCGGCGGGGAGGTCCCCGTCGGGCCGTTCTCGATCATCGGCGACGACTCGATCGGTCGCGGCATCGTGGAGACGCTGACCGGCCACCGGTCGCGCGCCGTCCTCATGCAGAACCACGGTCCGTTCACCATCGGCAAGGACGCGCGGGACGCCGTGAAGGCGGCCGTCATGGTCGAGGACGTGGCCCGGACCGTGCACATCTCGCGGCAGCTGGGTGAGCCGAAGCCGATGCCGACCGAGGCGATCGACGCCCTGTTCGACCGCTACCAGAACGTCTACGGCCAGGCGCCCCAGGGCGCGCTCTAG
- the mmsA gene encoding multiple monosaccharide ABC transporter ATP-binding protein codes for MRNIIKTFPGVKALSNVTLDVQRGTVHAICGENGAGKSTLMKVLSGVYPFGTYEGDIVFEGETMEFKDIRDSESKGIVIIHQELALSPYLSIAENIFLNNELKGPLGLIDWNRTNQEAAALLARVGLRENPTTKILEIGVGKQQLVEIAKALSKRVKLLILDEPTAALNDEDSDHLLDLILHLKEQGITSIIISHKLNEIKKVADTVTVIRDGKTIETIVKNDVTEERIIKDMVGRDLEHRYPDHTPNIGAEILRVEDWTAHHPQDPTRVMVDAVNLNVRAGEIVGIAGLMGAGRTEFAMSLFGQSYGSRISGKVFKNGSEIRTRTVSEAIANGLAYATEDRKYYGLNLIEDIKRNISMASLKKLERGGLVNDNEEYKVAEEYRKSMNIKAPNVLAKTGKLSGGNQQKVVLSKWIYSDPDVLILDEPTRGIDVGAKYEIYTIINRLAAEGKGVIVISSELPELIGICDRIYALSEGRITGELPIEEANPEALLKLMTMEKPR; via the coding sequence ATGCGCAACATCATCAAGACCTTCCCCGGCGTCAAAGCCCTCTCGAACGTCACCCTCGATGTGCAGCGCGGTACCGTGCACGCCATCTGCGGCGAGAACGGTGCCGGCAAGTCCACCCTCATGAAGGTGCTGTCGGGCGTGTACCCGTTCGGGACCTACGAGGGCGACATCGTCTTCGAGGGCGAGACGATGGAGTTCAAGGACATCCGTGACTCGGAGTCCAAGGGCATCGTCATCATCCACCAGGAGCTGGCGCTCAGCCCCTACCTCTCCATCGCGGAGAACATCTTCCTCAACAACGAGCTGAAGGGGCCGCTCGGCCTCATCGACTGGAACCGCACCAACCAGGAGGCGGCAGCCTTGCTCGCCCGGGTCGGGCTGCGGGAGAACCCGACGACGAAGATCCTCGAGATCGGTGTCGGCAAGCAGCAGCTCGTCGAGATCGCGAAGGCCCTCTCGAAGCGCGTGAAGCTCCTCATCCTCGACGAGCCGACCGCCGCCTTGAACGACGAGGACTCCGACCACCTGCTCGACCTCATCCTGCACCTCAAGGAGCAGGGCATCACGTCGATCATCATCAGCCACAAGCTCAACGAGATCAAGAAGGTCGCCGACACCGTCACGGTCATCCGCGACGGCAAGACGATCGAGACGATCGTGAAGAACGACGTCACCGAAGAGCGCATCATCAAGGACATGGTCGGTCGCGACCTCGAGCACCGCTACCCGGACCACACGCCGAACATCGGTGCCGAGATCCTGCGCGTCGAGGACTGGACCGCCCACCACCCGCAGGACCCGACCCGCGTGATGGTGGACGCCGTGAACCTCAACGTCCGTGCCGGTGAGATCGTCGGCATCGCCGGCCTCATGGGCGCCGGGCGCACCGAGTTCGCGATGAGCCTCTTCGGCCAGTCGTACGGCAGCCGGATCAGCGGCAAGGTCTTCAAGAACGGCTCGGAGATCCGCACGCGCACCGTGTCGGAGGCCATCGCGAACGGCCTCGCGTACGCCACCGAGGACCGCAAGTACTACGGCCTCAACCTCATCGAGGACATCAAGCGCAACATCTCGATGGCCTCGCTGAAGAAGCTCGAACGCGGCGGACTCGTGAACGACAACGAGGAGTACAAGGTCGCCGAGGAGTACCGCAAGAGCATGAACATCAAGGCTCCCAACGTGCTCGCGAAGACCGGCAAGCTCTCGGGTGGCAACCAGCAGAAGGTCGTGCTGTCGAAGTGGATCTACTCCGACCCCGACGTCCTCATCCTCGATGAGCCCACCCGTGGGATCGACGTCGGCGCGAAGTACGAGATCTACACGATCATCAACCGCCTCGCCGCGGAGGGGAAGGGCGTCATCGTCATCTCCTCCGAGCTCCCCGAGCTCATCGGCATCTGCGACCGCATCTACGCCCTCAGCGAGGGCCGCATCACCGGCGAACTGCCGATCGAGGAAGCGAACCCCGAAGCGCTCCTCAAGCTCATGACCATGGAGAAGCCCCGCTAA
- a CDS encoding LacI family DNA-binding transcriptional regulator, with protein sequence MSDDAERGRAPNIRDVARLAGVSHQTVSRVLNNHPSIRDSTRDRVLAVMDEVNYRPNRAARALVTSRSRTIGVLASQRSQYGPASMIQAIENASKDAGYLVSTSNLPDTSEVSIVAAVEHLLAQSVDGIVVIAPQVRVFRAIEELQVRVPFVAVQSGGDLDDHSIGVDQVAGGRLATRHLIELGHRNIYHLAGPQDWIEAEARMRGFLAEMSAQDVPTTAPILGDWTADFGYRAGIELMRVRDFTAIFSSNDQMALGLIHAIRDEGYDVPRDVSIVGFDDIPEASHFWPPLTTVRQDFDELGRRCVAHLLGNLEVDAVGYRGTIEPELIVRKSAGPPAF encoded by the coding sequence GTGAGCGACGACGCCGAACGGGGGCGAGCCCCCAATATCCGCGATGTCGCGCGCCTGGCCGGGGTCTCCCACCAGACCGTGTCCCGAGTGCTGAACAACCATCCGAGCATCCGCGACTCCACGCGCGACCGCGTGCTCGCCGTCATGGACGAGGTCAACTACCGCCCGAACCGGGCGGCCAGAGCCCTCGTGACGAGTCGGTCGCGGACGATCGGCGTGCTCGCCAGCCAGCGCTCCCAGTACGGTCCGGCGAGCATGATCCAGGCCATCGAGAACGCGAGCAAGGACGCCGGGTACCTCGTCAGCACCTCCAACCTGCCCGACACCAGCGAGGTGTCGATCGTGGCGGCCGTTGAGCACCTCCTCGCGCAGTCGGTCGACGGCATCGTGGTGATCGCGCCGCAGGTCCGGGTGTTCCGCGCCATCGAGGAGCTGCAGGTCCGGGTCCCCTTCGTAGCGGTGCAGTCCGGCGGCGACCTCGACGACCACTCGATCGGGGTCGACCAGGTCGCCGGTGGACGCTTGGCGACGCGGCACCTCATCGAGCTCGGGCATCGGAACATCTACCACCTCGCCGGTCCGCAGGACTGGATCGAGGCGGAGGCGCGCATGCGTGGGTTCCTCGCGGAGATGAGCGCGCAGGACGTGCCGACGACGGCGCCGATCCTCGGCGACTGGACGGCCGACTTCGGGTATCGCGCCGGCATCGAACTCATGCGGGTGCGCGACTTCACGGCGATCTTCTCCTCGAACGACCAGATGGCGCTCGGGCTCATCCACGCGATCCGCGACGAGGGCTACGACGTGCCGCGGGACGTGTCGATCGTGGGGTTCGACGACATCCCCGAGGCGTCGCACTTCTGGCCGCCGCTCACGACGGTGCGTCAGGACTTCGACGAGCTGGGGCGGCGCTGCGTCGCGCATCTGCTCGGCAATCTCGAGGTCGACGCCGTCGGCTACCGGGGCACGATCGAGCCCGAACTCATCGTGCGGAAGTCCGCGGGTCCCCCGGCCTTCTGA
- the araB gene encoding ribulokinase, protein MNTEHTAASPSASAASGETYTIGVDFGTLSGRAVVVRVSDGAELGSAVLDYPHAVMDRELASTGATLPPDWALQVPADYVAVIRSAVPRAVEAAGIDPAAVIGIGTDFTACTMVPVIADGTPLNELPEYADRPHAYVKLWKHHSAQPQADRINELAAERGESWLPRYGGLISSEWEFAKGLQLLEEDPELYERMDHWVEAADWIIWQLTGRYVRNACTAGYKGIYQDGAYPSHEFLAALNPAFERFADDKVEHEIGELGAAAGTLSAEAAAWTGLREGIAVAVGNVDAHVAAPAAQAVSPGQMVAIMGTSTCHVMNGDVLREVPGMCGVVDGGIIAGLYGYEAGQSGVGDIFAWYVENQVPARYTEEAAARGVSIHEYLTSLIQDQPVGAHGLVALDWHSGNRSVLVDHELSGTVLGLTLSTRTEEVYRALFEATAFGTRKIVETFNASGVPVTEFIVAGGLQRNPFLMQTYSDILRLPISITASAQGPALGSAIHAAVAAGAYPDVPAASAAMGKVDRAVYTPNEAAADAYDLLYAEYATLHDYFGRGANDVMKRLKRLRRAALGGGSDRLPSDTETTALEGATS, encoded by the coding sequence GTGAACACCGAGCACACCGCAGCATCCCCCAGCGCGTCAGCCGCCTCCGGCGAGACCTACACGATCGGCGTCGACTTCGGCACCCTGTCCGGCCGGGCCGTCGTCGTCCGCGTGTCCGACGGCGCTGAGCTCGGCTCCGCGGTGCTCGACTACCCGCACGCCGTCATGGACCGCGAACTCGCCTCGACCGGCGCCACCCTGCCGCCCGACTGGGCGCTGCAGGTCCCGGCCGACTACGTCGCGGTCATCAGGTCCGCCGTGCCCCGCGCCGTCGAGGCCGCCGGGATCGACCCGGCGGCGGTCATCGGCATCGGCACCGACTTCACGGCCTGCACGATGGTCCCCGTCATCGCCGACGGCACCCCACTCAACGAGCTGCCCGAGTACGCCGACCGCCCGCACGCCTACGTGAAGCTGTGGAAGCACCACTCCGCGCAGCCGCAGGCCGACCGCATCAACGAACTCGCCGCCGAGCGGGGCGAGTCCTGGCTGCCGCGCTACGGCGGACTCATCTCCAGCGAGTGGGAGTTCGCCAAGGGACTCCAGCTGCTCGAGGAGGACCCGGAGCTCTACGAGCGCATGGACCACTGGGTCGAGGCCGCCGACTGGATCATCTGGCAGCTGACCGGGCGGTACGTCCGGAACGCCTGCACCGCCGGGTACAAGGGCATCTACCAGGACGGCGCCTACCCGAGCCACGAGTTCCTCGCCGCCCTCAACCCCGCGTTCGAGCGCTTCGCCGACGACAAGGTCGAGCACGAGATCGGTGAGCTGGGCGCTGCCGCCGGCACCCTCTCCGCGGAGGCCGCGGCCTGGACCGGGCTCCGTGAGGGCATCGCCGTCGCGGTCGGGAACGTCGACGCCCACGTCGCCGCCCCCGCGGCACAGGCGGTCTCGCCCGGCCAGATGGTCGCGATCATGGGCACGTCCACCTGCCACGTCATGAACGGCGACGTCCTCCGCGAGGTCCCCGGCATGTGCGGCGTCGTCGACGGCGGCATCATCGCCGGCCTGTACGGCTACGAGGCGGGCCAGTCCGGCGTCGGCGACATCTTCGCCTGGTACGTCGAGAACCAGGTCCCCGCCCGGTACACGGAGGAGGCGGCCGCGCGCGGCGTCAGCATCCACGAGTACCTCACCTCTCTGATCCAGGACCAGCCGGTCGGTGCCCACGGGCTCGTCGCGCTCGACTGGCACTCCGGCAACCGCTCGGTGCTCGTCGACCACGAACTCTCCGGCACGGTCCTCGGCCTGACGCTCTCCACACGCACCGAAGAGGTCTACCGGGCGCTGTTCGAGGCGACCGCCTTCGGGACGCGCAAGATCGTCGAGACGTTCAACGCTTCGGGCGTGCCCGTCACCGAGTTCATCGTCGCCGGCGGTCTGCAGCGGAACCCGTTCCTCATGCAGACCTACTCCGACATCCTGCGCCTGCCGATCTCGATCACCGCGAGCGCCCAGGGTCCCGCCCTCGGCTCCGCCATCCACGCGGCCGTCGCGGCCGGCGCCTACCCGGACGTCCCGGCGGCCAGCGCCGCGATGGGCAAGGTCGACCGCGCCGTCTACACGCCGAACGAGGCCGCGGCGGACGCGTACGACCTGCTCTACGCCGAGTACGCCACCCTCCACGACTACTTCGGTCGCGGAGCCAACGACGTCATGAAGCGGCTGAAGCGCCTCCGCCGGGCCGCCCTCGGTGGCGGCTCCGACCGCCTGCCGTCCGACACCGAGACCACCGCCCTCGAAGGAGCAACCTCGTGA
- the araA gene encoding L-arabinose isomerase, with protein MPKPTTTLDHYTVWFLTGSQNLYGEETLRQVAEQSQAIAAELGAAADVPVRIEWKPVLKDSESIRRAMLDANADDSVIGLVTWMHTFSPAKMWIAGLDALQKPLLHLHTQANVELPWSEIDFDFMNLNQAAHGDREFGYIQTRLGVARKTVVGHVSDPRVQREVGTWQRAAAGWAATHELKLARFGDNMRYVAVTEGDKTEAELRFGVQVNTWSVNELAEAVHASTDADIDALVAEYEELYDVVPELRKGGERHESLRYGAAIELGLRSFLEAGDFAAFTTSFEDLGELRQLPGLAVQRLMADGYGFGAEGDWKTAVLVRAASVMGAGLPGGASLMEDYTYHMEPGNELILGAHMLEVSPTLSSARATLEVHPLGIGGKEDPVRLVFTADSGPAVVVAMSDMRDRFRLTANVVEVVQPIEALPKLPVGRAVWKPAPDFATSAAAWLTAGAAHHTVMSTAVGVEVFADFAEIAKTELLVIDESTTTRDFQREVRWNNAYYRLAQGF; from the coding sequence ATGCCGAAGCCCACCACCACCCTCGACCACTACACCGTCTGGTTCCTCACCGGCAGCCAGAACCTCTACGGCGAGGAGACCCTCCGCCAGGTCGCCGAGCAGTCACAGGCCATCGCGGCCGAGCTCGGCGCCGCCGCCGACGTCCCGGTCCGGATCGAGTGGAAGCCCGTCCTCAAGGACTCCGAGTCCATCCGTCGCGCGATGCTCGACGCGAACGCCGACGACAGCGTCATCGGCCTCGTCACCTGGATGCACACCTTCAGCCCCGCGAAGATGTGGATCGCCGGCCTCGACGCCCTGCAGAAGCCGCTCCTGCACCTGCACACGCAGGCGAACGTCGAGCTGCCGTGGTCGGAGATCGACTTCGACTTCATGAACCTCAACCAGGCCGCCCACGGCGACCGTGAGTTCGGCTACATCCAGACCCGTCTCGGCGTCGCCCGCAAGACGGTCGTCGGGCACGTGTCGGACCCGCGGGTGCAGCGCGAGGTCGGCACCTGGCAGCGCGCCGCAGCCGGTTGGGCCGCCACGCACGAGCTGAAGCTCGCCCGCTTCGGCGACAACATGCGCTACGTCGCCGTCACCGAGGGTGACAAGACGGAGGCCGAGCTGCGGTTCGGCGTGCAGGTGAACACCTGGAGCGTCAACGAACTCGCCGAGGCCGTGCACGCCTCGACGGACGCCGACATCGACGCGCTCGTCGCCGAGTACGAGGAGCTGTACGACGTCGTCCCCGAGCTGCGGAAGGGCGGCGAGCGGCACGAGTCGCTCCGCTACGGCGCCGCGATCGAACTCGGCCTGCGCTCGTTCCTCGAGGCCGGCGACTTCGCCGCGTTCACGACGAGCTTCGAGGACCTCGGTGAGCTGCGCCAGCTGCCCGGTCTCGCCGTCCAGCGCCTCATGGCCGACGGTTACGGCTTCGGTGCCGAGGGTGACTGGAAGACGGCCGTCCTCGTGCGCGCCGCGTCAGTCATGGGTGCAGGCCTCCCCGGCGGCGCCTCGCTCATGGAGGACTACACGTACCACATGGAGCCCGGCAACGAGCTCATCCTCGGGGCGCACATGCTCGAGGTCAGCCCGACGCTGTCCTCCGCGCGCGCCACGCTCGAGGTGCACCCGCTCGGCATCGGCGGCAAGGAGGACCCGGTGCGCCTGGTCTTCACGGCCGACTCCGGCCCCGCCGTCGTCGTCGCCATGAGCGACATGCGCGACCGCTTCCGCCTGACGGCCAACGTCGTCGAGGTGGTCCAGCCCATCGAGGCGCTGCCGAAGCTGCCCGTCGGTCGTGCCGTGTGGAAGCCGGCTCCCGACTTCGCGACCTCGGCCGCCGCCTGGCTCACCGCGGGTGCCGCGCACCACACGGTGATGTCGACGGCCGTCGGGGTCGAGGTCTTCGCCGACTTCGCCGAGATCGCCAAGACCGAGCTGCTCGTGATCGACGAGTCGACGACCACGCGTGACTTCCAGCGTGAGGTCCGCTGGAACAACGCCTACTACCGTCTGGCCCAGGGCTTCTAA
- a CDS encoding serine hydrolase gives MDTASVARVIEATDFSGVVLVKRGDETLFEVARGLASRERDEPITLDTRFDTASITKLFTAAAVLQQVDAGHIDLDESIHEYVDLDGTTIRRDVQLIHLLTHTSGIADDADETAGESYEELWAERPASSIRETADLLPLFAHKPPLAAPGEEANYVNAGYVLLGLALEGVTGLPYRELIEQQVFALLGMDHSGFADRRTGEPGLAEGGDVDDDGVWHSNVDAFPPLGGPDAGAQSTAADLITFLRAARDAKLLTAELTEEFTSPQIEVDEEISYGFGFEFDVDEDGQVRSMYLDGVNPGASGIVRTYFGPTAADAIDVVVLSNSEDGAWDVIRAIDAEL, from the coding sequence ATGGACACCGCAAGCGTCGCCCGCGTCATCGAAGCCACCGACTTCTCGGGCGTCGTGCTCGTCAAGCGCGGAGACGAGACGCTCTTCGAGGTCGCACGGGGGCTCGCCTCCCGGGAGCGCGACGAGCCGATCACGCTCGACACCCGGTTCGACACGGCCTCGATCACGAAGCTGTTCACCGCGGCCGCCGTGCTGCAGCAGGTCGACGCGGGGCACATCGACCTCGACGAGTCGATCCACGAGTACGTCGACCTCGACGGCACCACCATCCGCCGCGACGTGCAGCTGATCCACCTGCTGACCCACACCTCCGGCATCGCCGACGACGCCGACGAGACCGCCGGTGAGAGCTACGAGGAGCTGTGGGCCGAGCGCCCCGCCTCGTCGATCCGCGAGACCGCCGACCTCCTGCCGCTCTTCGCCCATAAGCCGCCGCTCGCGGCACCGGGCGAGGAGGCGAACTACGTCAACGCCGGCTACGTCCTGCTCGGGCTCGCCCTCGAAGGGGTGACCGGCCTGCCGTACCGCGAGCTCATCGAGCAGCAGGTGTTCGCGCTGCTCGGCATGGACCACTCGGGCTTCGCCGACCGCCGCACGGGCGAACCGGGCCTCGCGGAGGGCGGCGACGTCGACGACGACGGGGTCTGGCACTCGAACGTCGACGCCTTCCCGCCGCTCGGCGGCCCGGACGCCGGTGCGCAGTCCACGGCGGCCGATCTCATCACCTTCCTGCGCGCGGCCCGCGACGCGAAGCTCCTCACCGCCGAGCTGACCGAGGAGTTCACCTCCCCGCAGATCGAGGTCGACGAGGAGATCTCCTACGGCTTCGGATTCGAGTTCGACGTCGACGAGGACGGTCAGGTCCGTTCGATGTACCTCGACGGTGTCAACCCGGGTGCCAGCGGCATCGTCCGCACCTACTTCGGCCCGACGGCGGCCGACGCGATCGACGTCGTCGTGCTGTCGAACTCCGAGGACGGCGCGTGGGACGTCATCCGCGCCATCGACGCAGAACTCTAG